A genomic window from Astatotilapia calliptera chromosome 12, fAstCal1.2, whole genome shotgun sequence includes:
- the slc20a2 gene encoding sodium-dependent phosphate transporter 2 isoform X1, whose translation MDLESYLWMVVIGFIIAFVLAFSVGANDVANSFGTAVGSGVVTLKQACILASIFETLGSMLLGAKVGETIRKGIIDVSLYNDTVPVLMAGEVSAMVGSAVWQLIASFLKLPISGTHCIVGATIGFSMVAIGTKGVQWMQLVKIVASWFISPLLSGLMSGLLFMLIRHFILNKDDSVPNGLRALPLFYASTIGINTFSIMYTGAPLLGLEMLPVWAIFLITLAGSLVCAALVWILVCPWMRRKIASRLKKEQALSRISDESLDKIPEEEEESPVFKELPGAKGTDEAVMPLTGGSSDRGTRESSSELTNLANGGTILPNGRVYGRTHSMTNGSLKSPISNGSFSFDGHMRSDGQVYHTVHKDSGLYKDLLHKIHLGRMDDNERSNAGPPDNNYRLLRRNNSYTCYTAAICGMPVQPMRSESREDSEKLVGEGGGRSNSVSYSKKRIRYDSYSSYCNAVAEAEIEAEEGGVEMKLATDLEGVEEEGAAPPGPDDLEDQEEKDKPEVFLLFHFLQILTACFGSFAHGGNDVSNAIGPLVALWMIYEQGGVMQDAATPIWLLFYGGIGICAGLWVWGRRVIQTMGKDLTPITPSSGFTIELASAVTVVFASNIGIPVSTTHCKVGSVVAVGWIRSQKAVDWRLFRNIFLAWFVTVPVAGLFSAAVMALFVYGILPYV comes from the exons ATGGATCTGGAGTCGTATCTGTGGATGGTGGTTATTGGCTTCATCATTGCCTTCGTCCTGGCATTTTCAGTCGGAGCTAATGATGTGGCCAATTCATTTGGCACAGCAGTGGGATCCGGCGTGGTCACTCTGAAGCAGGCCTGCATCCTGGCATCCATCTTCGAGACGCTGGGTTCAATGTTGCTCGGGGCCAAAGTGGGAGAGACGATTCGGAAGGGCATCATAGATGTCAGCCTCTACAATGACACGGTGCCCGTGCTCATGGCAGGCGAGGTCAGCGCCATGGTTG GGTCAGCCGTCTGGCAGCTAATCGCCTCCTTCCTCAAGCTCCCCATCTCTGGGACTCACTGCATCGTTGGCGCCACCATCGGCTTCTCTATGGTAGCCATCGGCACAAAGGGAGTACAGTGGATGCAGCTTGTCAAGATTG TGGCGTCTTGGTTCATCTCCCCCTTGCTCTCTGGACTCATGTCTGGACTTCTCTTTATGCTCATCAGACACTTCATCCTCAACAAG GATGACTCTGTTCCAAACGGATTGCGAGCATTGCCCCTCTTCTACGCCTCCACCATTGGTATCAACACATTCTCCATCATGTATACTGGAGCTCCAT TGCTCGGGTTGGAGATGCTACCGGTGTGGGCCATCTTTCTCATCACTTTAGCTGGCTCGCTGGTCTGCGCAGCTCTGGTCTGGATATTGGTCTGTCCCTGGATGAGGAGAAAGATTGCAA GTCGTTTAAAGAAAGAGCAGGCTCTGTCGAGGATTTCTGATGAGAGCCTGGATAAGATccctgaagaggaggaggagagccccgTCTTCAAAGAGTTACCAGGGGCGAAGGGCACAGATGAGGCTGTGATGCCGCTCACAGGCGGCAGCAGTGACCGGGGCACCCGCGAATCCAGCAGCGAGCTCACCAACCTGGCGAATGGAGGCACTATCCTGCCAAACGGCAGGGTGTATG GTCGGACACACTCAATGACGAACGGCAGCCTCAAATCCCCCATCTCTAACGGCAGCTTCAGCTTCGATGGCCACATGCGTAGCGATGGCCAGGTGTACCACACGGTGCACAAAGACTCGGGTCTGTACAAAGACCTGCTTCACAAAATCCACCTGGGCCGCATGGATGACAACGAGCGCTCCAACGCCGGCCCGCCTGACAACAATTACCGCCTGCTGCGCCGCAACAACAGCTACACCTGCTACACAGCGGCAATATGCGGCATGCCCGTCCAGCCGATGCGCTCCGAATCACGCGAGGACAGTGAAAAGCTGGTTGGTGAGGGAGGCGGCAGGAGCAACAGCGTGTCTTACTCCAAAAAGCGGATACGCTACGACAGCTACTCATCGTACTGTAACGCCGTGGCCGAGGCTGAGATCGAGGCCGAGGAGGGCGGAGTGGAGATGAAGCTTGCCACAGACCTGGAAGGGGTGGAGGAAGAAGGGGCTGCACCTCCAGGGCCGGACGACTTGGAGGATCAGGAGGAGAAGGACAAACCTGAGGTGTTTCTGCTTTTCCACTTCTTGCAGATCCTCACCGCCTGCTTCGGTTCTTTCGCCCACGGAGGCAACGATGTCAG TAATGCCATTGGGCCTTTGGTGGCACTGTGGATGATCTATGAACAGGGCGGTGTGATGCAGGATGCTGCCACTCCTATCTGGCTGCTGTTTTACGGTGGTATAGGCATCTGTGCCGGCCTGTGGGTATGGGGCCGCCGCGTCATCCAGACCATGGGGAAGGACCTCACTCCCATTACCCCCTCAAG TGGATTCACTATTGAACTGGCTTCTGCAGTCACAGTCGTGTTCGCTTCCAATATCGGAATCCCTGTCAGTACCACACACTGCAAG
- the slc20a2 gene encoding sodium-dependent phosphate transporter 2 isoform X2 — MDLESYLWMVVIGFIIAFVLAFSVGANDVANSFGTAVGSGVVTLKQACILASIFETLGSMLLGAKVGETIRKGIIDVSLYNDTVPVLMAGEVSAMVGSAVWQLIASFLKLPISGTHCIVGATIGFSMVAIGTKGVQWMQLVKIVASWFISPLLSGLMSGLLFMLIRHFILNKDDSVPNGLRALPLFYASTIGINTFSIMYTGAPLLGLEMLPVWAIFLITLAGSLVCAALVWILVCPWMRRKIASRLKKEQALSRISDESLDKIPEEEEESPVFKELPGAKGTDEAVMPLTGGSSDRGTRESSSELTNLANGGTILPNGRVYGRTHSMTNGSLKSPISNGSFSFDGHMRSDGQVYHTVHKDSGLYKDLLHKIHLGRMDDNERSNAGPPDNNYRLLRRNNSYTCYTAAICGMPVQPMRSESREDSEKLVGEGGGRSNSVSYSKKRIRYDSYSSYCNAVAEAEIEAEEGGVEMKLATDLEGVEEEGAAPPGPDDLEDQEEKDKPEVFLLFHFLQILTACFGSFAHGGNDVSNAIGPLVALWMIYEQGGVMQDAATPIWLLFYGGIGICAGLWVWGRRVIQTMGKDLTPITPSSGFCIEVMSALTVLVASNVGIPISSTHCKVGSVVAVGWIRSQKAVDWRLFRNIFLAWFVTVPVAGLFSAAVMALFVYGILPYV, encoded by the exons ATGGATCTGGAGTCGTATCTGTGGATGGTGGTTATTGGCTTCATCATTGCCTTCGTCCTGGCATTTTCAGTCGGAGCTAATGATGTGGCCAATTCATTTGGCACAGCAGTGGGATCCGGCGTGGTCACTCTGAAGCAGGCCTGCATCCTGGCATCCATCTTCGAGACGCTGGGTTCAATGTTGCTCGGGGCCAAAGTGGGAGAGACGATTCGGAAGGGCATCATAGATGTCAGCCTCTACAATGACACGGTGCCCGTGCTCATGGCAGGCGAGGTCAGCGCCATGGTTG GGTCAGCCGTCTGGCAGCTAATCGCCTCCTTCCTCAAGCTCCCCATCTCTGGGACTCACTGCATCGTTGGCGCCACCATCGGCTTCTCTATGGTAGCCATCGGCACAAAGGGAGTACAGTGGATGCAGCTTGTCAAGATTG TGGCGTCTTGGTTCATCTCCCCCTTGCTCTCTGGACTCATGTCTGGACTTCTCTTTATGCTCATCAGACACTTCATCCTCAACAAG GATGACTCTGTTCCAAACGGATTGCGAGCATTGCCCCTCTTCTACGCCTCCACCATTGGTATCAACACATTCTCCATCATGTATACTGGAGCTCCAT TGCTCGGGTTGGAGATGCTACCGGTGTGGGCCATCTTTCTCATCACTTTAGCTGGCTCGCTGGTCTGCGCAGCTCTGGTCTGGATATTGGTCTGTCCCTGGATGAGGAGAAAGATTGCAA GTCGTTTAAAGAAAGAGCAGGCTCTGTCGAGGATTTCTGATGAGAGCCTGGATAAGATccctgaagaggaggaggagagccccgTCTTCAAAGAGTTACCAGGGGCGAAGGGCACAGATGAGGCTGTGATGCCGCTCACAGGCGGCAGCAGTGACCGGGGCACCCGCGAATCCAGCAGCGAGCTCACCAACCTGGCGAATGGAGGCACTATCCTGCCAAACGGCAGGGTGTATG GTCGGACACACTCAATGACGAACGGCAGCCTCAAATCCCCCATCTCTAACGGCAGCTTCAGCTTCGATGGCCACATGCGTAGCGATGGCCAGGTGTACCACACGGTGCACAAAGACTCGGGTCTGTACAAAGACCTGCTTCACAAAATCCACCTGGGCCGCATGGATGACAACGAGCGCTCCAACGCCGGCCCGCCTGACAACAATTACCGCCTGCTGCGCCGCAACAACAGCTACACCTGCTACACAGCGGCAATATGCGGCATGCCCGTCCAGCCGATGCGCTCCGAATCACGCGAGGACAGTGAAAAGCTGGTTGGTGAGGGAGGCGGCAGGAGCAACAGCGTGTCTTACTCCAAAAAGCGGATACGCTACGACAGCTACTCATCGTACTGTAACGCCGTGGCCGAGGCTGAGATCGAGGCCGAGGAGGGCGGAGTGGAGATGAAGCTTGCCACAGACCTGGAAGGGGTGGAGGAAGAAGGGGCTGCACCTCCAGGGCCGGACGACTTGGAGGATCAGGAGGAGAAGGACAAACCTGAGGTGTTTCTGCTTTTCCACTTCTTGCAGATCCTCACCGCCTGCTTCGGTTCTTTCGCCCACGGAGGCAACGATGTCAG TAATGCCATTGGGCCTTTGGTGGCACTGTGGATGATCTATGAACAGGGCGGTGTGATGCAGGATGCTGCCACTCCTATCTGGCTGCTGTTTTACGGTGGTATAGGCATCTGTGCCGGCCTGTGGGTATGGGGCCGCCGCGTCATCCAGACCATGGGGAAGGACCTCACTCCCATTACCCCCTCAAG CGGATTTTGCATTGAAGTAATGAGTGCGCTAACAGTGCTTGTTGCATCAAATGTGGGCATCCCAATAAGCTCCACCCACTGCAAG